One region of Puniceicoccales bacterium genomic DNA includes:
- a CDS encoding glycine--tRNA ligase encodes MSDAAQATMDQITALCRRRGFIFQSSEIYGGLAGFFDYGPLGSEMKKNIRDAWWNDMVRRKDNMVGVDCSIITNSLVWKASGHVEGFSDPMVDCKESKMRYRADQLYFSKISVDGEFIGYVSVLEDNNMQSVAEKFANDLKKRLGKDGKLDKITLNNYIKARPDEYELIPSPATGKPGSLTPPRAFNLMFTTHIGALTDDSSMAYLRPETAQSIFINFKNVLDTSRLKVPFGIAQIGKAFRNEITPRNFTFRSREFEQMELEFFIQEDIWEAWHSYWVDERLTWHKNIGLDPSLLSLEVHSKEKLAHYSRACTDIIFKYPFGWSELEGIAARGNFDLTKHHNASGKSLEFFDESKNCSYIPHVIEPSVGVDRLFLALLCSAYAEDEIDGERRVILRLHPRIAPIKIAILPLVKNRSEIVIMARKLYDRFSKICNAFYDESGAIGRRYRRMDEIGTPYCLTVDFESLETQTFTLRDRDSTTQVRLTEEQVVARLMENIF; translated from the coding sequence ATGAGTGATGCTGCTCAAGCTACCATGGATCAAATAACCGCGCTGTGTAGGCGCCGTGGTTTTATTTTCCAATCCTCAGAAATATACGGTGGTCTGGCTGGTTTTTTCGACTATGGGCCTTTGGGTTCTGAAATGAAAAAAAATATTCGCGATGCCTGGTGGAACGATATGGTACGAAGGAAAGACAATATGGTTGGGGTAGATTGTTCAATTATCACTAATTCTTTGGTATGGAAAGCTTCCGGTCATGTGGAGGGATTCTCTGATCCCATGGTGGATTGTAAGGAATCTAAGATGAGGTACCGGGCCGACCAACTTTATTTTTCAAAAATTTCCGTCGATGGGGAATTCATAGGATATGTATCTGTATTGGAAGATAATAACATGCAATCTGTTGCCGAAAAATTTGCCAATGATCTAAAAAAGAGACTTGGTAAAGACGGCAAATTAGATAAAATAACACTCAATAATTATATAAAAGCCAGGCCAGATGAATATGAATTAATCCCATCGCCGGCCACCGGTAAGCCAGGTAGTTTGACTCCGCCAAGGGCTTTTAATCTGATGTTTACGACTCATATTGGTGCCCTAACAGATGATTCATCAATGGCTTACCTTAGGCCTGAGACTGCTCAGAGTATTTTTATCAATTTCAAAAATGTTTTGGATACCAGTAGGCTTAAGGTGCCTTTTGGCATTGCTCAGATCGGCAAGGCCTTCAGAAATGAGATTACTCCTAGGAATTTCACCTTCAGATCTCGAGAATTCGAACAGATGGAATTGGAATTTTTTATTCAAGAGGATATTTGGGAGGCATGGCATAGCTACTGGGTGGATGAGCGACTGACTTGGCACAAAAACATAGGATTGGATCCCTCGTTGCTTAGTTTGGAGGTCCATTCTAAGGAGAAGTTGGCTCACTATTCCAGGGCTTGTACCGATATAATATTTAAATATCCGTTTGGCTGGAGTGAGTTAGAGGGCATTGCCGCCCGGGGAAATTTTGATTTGACCAAACATCATAATGCCAGTGGTAAGTCGTTGGAATTTTTTGATGAATCTAAAAATTGTAGCTATATTCCTCATGTTATTGAGCCTTCAGTGGGGGTGGATCGGCTGTTTTTGGCGCTGCTATGTTCTGCCTATGCCGAGGATGAAATCGATGGCGAAAGGCGGGTAATTTTAAGACTTCATCCCCGGATTGCACCGATCAAAATTGCCATACTACCATTGGTGAAAAATAGGTCAGAGATTGTTATCATGGCCAGAAAATTGTACGATAGATTCAGTAAAATTTGCAATGCATTCTATGATGAATCCGGTGCCATAGGTCGCAGGTATAGGCGGATGGATGAAATTGGTACGCCTTATTGTTTGACCGTTGATTTCGAATCGCTTGAAACTCAAACATTTACGTTACGCGATAGAGATTCCACCACCCAGGTTAGATTGACCGAAGAACAGGTTGTGGCGAGGTTGATGGAAAATATCTTCTAG
- the mnmA gene encoding tRNA 2-thiouridine(34) synthase MnmA produces the protein MELDSIFVAMSGGVDSSVAAWLLKERKKNVAGGYMRTWHNGDANNPLSHCPWRQDLESASRAADEIGVDFEIIDMIENYRKFVVRELIDGYKNSLTPNPDVMCNRFIKFGALYSHVARKGFSKMATGHYCRKHSNADGSFDLKEAVDKTKDQSYFLAYLSQEQLAIAEFPLGDMTKAEVRKIARAAGLANAERKDSQGICFLGDVKIQNFLSQYIEENPGDIVDDRGNRIGRHLGLHNFTLGQRRGINVPSNSDFNHYVVVDKDSKHNRLVVAFESPMARNLYGKRFMIRDLSYINRVIESRCKLLAKPRYRDPSQRIYFERVDATMAVVEFEEPQRALANGQVIAFYDGEVLLGGGIYDKKI, from the coding sequence ATGGAACTTGACAGTATTTTTGTGGCCATGTCCGGTGGGGTGGATAGTTCGGTGGCCGCGTGGTTGCTAAAAGAGCGCAAAAAAAATGTGGCCGGCGGATATATGCGAACCTGGCATAATGGCGATGCGAATAATCCGCTTTCCCACTGTCCGTGGCGGCAGGATCTTGAGTCAGCAAGTAGAGCGGCTGACGAAATTGGCGTGGATTTTGAGATTATAGACATGATAGAAAACTATCGCAAGTTTGTGGTCCGTGAACTCATCGATGGCTATAAAAATTCGCTCACACCAAATCCCGATGTGATGTGCAATCGGTTCATAAAATTTGGGGCGTTGTATAGCCATGTGGCAAGGAAAGGTTTTAGCAAAATGGCCACCGGTCATTACTGCCGAAAACATTCCAATGCAGATGGTTCCTTTGATTTGAAGGAAGCCGTTGATAAAACCAAGGACCAATCATACTTTTTGGCCTATCTTTCTCAGGAACAGTTGGCCATTGCAGAGTTCCCGCTGGGTGATATGACCAAGGCCGAGGTAAGGAAAATAGCCAGAGCTGCCGGCTTGGCAAACGCTGAACGCAAGGACAGTCAGGGCATATGTTTTCTTGGTGATGTGAAGATTCAGAATTTTTTGAGCCAATATATAGAAGAAAACCCCGGTGATATAGTGGATGATCGAGGCAATAGGATCGGTCGGCATCTGGGACTCCATAATTTCACCTTGGGCCAACGTCGAGGTATTAATGTGCCATCGAATTCGGATTTTAATCACTATGTGGTGGTAGATAAGGACTCGAAGCATAATCGATTGGTGGTGGCTTTTGAGTCTCCTATGGCCAGAAATTTGTATGGTAAACGGTTCATGATACGTGACTTGAGCTATATCAATAGGGTGATTGAATCCAGATGTAAGCTGTTGGCAAAGCCGAGGTATAGAGATCCATCCCAACGGATATATTTTGAAAGGGTCGATGCAACCATGGCCGTTGTGGAATTCGAAGAACCGCAGCGGGCTTTGGCCAATGGTCAGGTTATTGCATTTTACGACGGCGAAGTTTTGCTAGGCGGAGGAATCTATGATAAAAAAATATAA